The Accipiter gentilis chromosome 7, bAccGen1.1, whole genome shotgun sequence genome includes a region encoding these proteins:
- the NOB1 gene encoding RNA-binding protein NOB1 — protein sequence MARVAHVVADTGAFLSAAPLQDIAQNLYTVPEVLAEIRDRPTRRRLAALPCQLHLRRPRPDLLRLVTDFSKKTGDYPSLSAADLQVLALTCQLQAETDGPGGLRWEPQEKVRLSSTPRHPEAPLHLAGFHLPTKHKRPGRGQHRPSPEKSTVPAESDEFSSFLYWRAPLPSIEEELQELLKAQAISVSPETTEEHKTSEDGASAEEEEDEESDDEGWITPSNLKQVQQDTGHCDTTPVGVQVGCVTTDFAMQNVLLQMGLHVLAVNGMLIRQARSYILRCHGCFKTTSDMTKVFCPHCGNKTLKKVAVSVSDDGSLHMHFSRNPKVLNPRGLRYPLPAPKGGKHANNPHLVEDQPFPQQRLSRKARQKTNVFDPDYIAGVSPFAENDIYSRAANLQIRDAALGAGRRRLNPNAVTKKFVRRR from the exons ATGGCGCGGGTGGCGCACGTCGTGGCCGACACCGGCGCCTTCCTCAGTGCCGCCCCGCTGCAG GACATCGCGCAGAACCTGTACACCGTGCCCGAGGTGCTGGCCGAGATCCGCGACAGGCCGACGCGCCGCCGCCTGGCCGCGCTGCCCTGCCAGCTGCACCTCCGCCGCCCGCGGCCCGACCTCCTGCGCCTCG TGACCGACTTCTCCAAGAAGACCGGGGACTACCCCAGCCTCTCGGCCGCCGACCTGCAGGTGCTCGCCCTCACCTGCCAGCTGCAGGCCGAGACCGACGGCCCCGGCGGCCTCCGCTGGGAGCCCCAGGAGAAG GTACGGCTCAGCTCCACCCCGCGGCACCCTGAAGCCCCCCTGCACCTTGCCGGCTTCCACCTGCCCaccaag CATAAGCGCCCGGGGAGAGGCCAGCATCGGCCAAGTCCCGAGAAAAGCACGGTCCCGGCCGAGAGCGACGAGTTCAGTTCATTCCTCTACTGGCGAGCCCCCCTGCCCAGCATcgaggaggagctgcaggagctgctg AAAGCTCAAGCCATCTCCGTTAGCCCAGAGACCACTGAAGAGCACAAGACCTCTGAGGATGGGGCcagtgctgaggaagaggaggacgagGAGAGTGATGATGAGGGTTGGATAACGCCCAGCAACCTCAAGCAGGTCCAGCAGGACACAGGGCACTGTGACACTACTCCCGTCGGGGTCCAGGTCGGCTGTGTCACCACTGACTTTGCCATGCAG AATGTGCTGCTGCAGATGGGCCTCCACGTGCTGGCAGTGAACGGCATGCTGATCCGCCAGGCCAGGAGCTACATCCTCCGCTGCCACGGCTGCTTCAA GACCACTTCAGACATGACCAAGGTCTTCTGTCCCCACTGTGGTAACAAGACTCTGAAGAAGGTCGCAGTGAGCGTCAGTGATGACGGGAGCCTCCACATGCATTTCTCCCGCAACCCCAAGGTGCTGAACCCCCGAGGGCTCAGG TACCCGCTGCCAGCCCCGAAAGGAGGGAAGCACGCCAACAATCCTCACCTGGTGGAAGACCAGCCCTTCCCGCAGCAGCGGCTGTCCCGCAAGGCCAGGCAGAAGACCAACGTCTTTGACCCCGACTACATCGCCGGGGTTTCGCCCTTTGCGGAAAATGACATCTACAGCCGTGCAGCCAATCTGCAAATCCGGGACGCAGCCCTGGGCGCTGGCAGGAGGCGCCTGAACCCCAATGCTGTGACAAAGAAGTTTGTGAGGAGGAGGTGA